A single Marinobacter sp. es.042 DNA region contains:
- a CDS encoding 3-oxoacyl-ACP reductase, with product MSDLYLRIVNTPVGKTAAQSLGLPAPVPLKRLKRTDQPFIEGDVLVGAAGGGKAIAAIGSTLSASAATLHHASGNERLKDSSKAGNKARPMDLNSEIDQKFSALVFDATGLKGPDDLRALYDFFHPTIKKLGGNARVLVIGQNPTTCRKAPQAAAQQALEGFVRSIGKEIGKKGSTANLLWMAPGAEQQLESSVRFFLSARSAYVSGQVVRIGKSDSAPATNPVAPLTGKVALVTGASRGIGAAIAETLARDGATVIGLDIPPAMEDLQRVTSAINGKALACDITDEKAPRLIADFIDEHFGGVDLVIHNAGITRDKTLGNMPEHFWDMTIAVNLTAEELIDEELAKRELMKENGRIVCISSISGIAGNFGQTNYSTAKSGVIGYVEAMARQLKNGVTINAVAPGFIETQMTAAMPVTIREAGRRMNSLSQGGQPVDVAEAIAWYCSPASSGVNGNVVRVCGQSLIGK from the coding sequence ATGTCTGACCTCTATCTTAGAATAGTAAACACCCCGGTTGGCAAAACCGCCGCACAATCCTTGGGCCTGCCAGCGCCCGTGCCCCTGAAACGTCTCAAGCGTACCGATCAGCCGTTTATCGAGGGCGACGTACTTGTAGGCGCAGCCGGCGGAGGCAAAGCCATCGCGGCAATCGGAAGCACTCTCAGCGCCAGTGCAGCCACATTGCACCACGCCAGCGGGAATGAACGACTGAAAGACTCGTCCAAGGCCGGCAACAAAGCCCGACCCATGGACCTTAATTCGGAAATCGATCAAAAATTTTCCGCCCTGGTGTTTGACGCCACCGGGTTGAAAGGACCCGACGACCTCCGGGCCCTTTACGATTTTTTCCACCCCACCATCAAGAAACTCGGCGGCAACGCTCGGGTACTGGTCATTGGTCAAAACCCCACTACTTGCAGAAAGGCGCCCCAGGCCGCTGCCCAACAGGCCCTGGAAGGCTTTGTTCGCAGCATCGGCAAGGAAATCGGAAAGAAAGGTTCTACCGCAAACCTGCTATGGATGGCACCGGGGGCCGAGCAGCAACTGGAATCCAGTGTCCGGTTCTTTCTCTCCGCACGCTCTGCCTACGTGTCTGGCCAGGTGGTCAGAATCGGCAAAAGTGATTCGGCGCCTGCGACCAATCCTGTCGCTCCGCTGACAGGAAAAGTTGCCCTTGTTACCGGGGCCTCCCGCGGCATCGGCGCAGCTATTGCAGAAACCCTTGCAAGAGACGGCGCCACGGTTATCGGACTTGATATTCCGCCTGCCATGGAGGATCTGCAAAGAGTCACATCTGCCATCAACGGCAAGGCACTGGCTTGCGATATTACTGACGAAAAGGCGCCAAGGCTCATCGCCGACTTCATCGATGAACATTTTGGCGGAGTGGACCTGGTCATTCACAACGCAGGGATCACCCGGGACAAAACCCTTGGCAATATGCCCGAGCACTTCTGGGATATGACAATTGCCGTAAACCTGACCGCCGAGGAATTGATCGACGAAGAGTTGGCCAAGCGAGAACTGATGAAAGAGAACGGCCGCATCGTCTGCATCTCCTCCATCAGCGGCATTGCCGGGAATTTCGGGCAAACCAATTACTCAACTGCCAAGAGCGGCGTGATCGGCTACGTGGAAGCCATGGCCCGGCAACTGAAGAATGGCGTAACCATCAACGCCGTTGCCCCGGGTTTTATCGAAACCCAGATGACCGCAGCCATGCCGGTCACCATCCGCGAGGCCGGTCGCCGGATGAACAGCCTTTCCCAAGGCGGGCAACCCGTTGACGTGGCGGAAGCCATCGCCTGGTATTGCAGTCCTGCGTCCAGCGGAGTGAACGGCAACGTGGTGAGAGTCTGCGGCCAGTCGCTGATTGGCAAATAA
- a CDS encoding acetyl-CoA C-acetyltransferase — translation MAEASKTSRKKTATSKKTSAAPSAIRRVAVLGGNRIPFARSNTVYSKISNQELLTSALRGLVDRYGLEGQRLGEVAAGAVIKHSRDFNLTREAVMSCGLAPETPAYDIQQACGTGLEAAILVANKIALGQIECGIAGGTDTTSDAPIGVGEGLREILLDLNRAKTAGDRLKILGRFRPGHLKPEVPQNGEPRTGMSMGEHAQVTAKEWDIAREDQDKLAWESHQKLARAYDEGFFNDLLTPMAGLEKDNILRSDTTLEKLATLKPVFDRENGTMTAANSTALTDGASCVLLASEEWAKANNHEVKAWLTFSENAAVDFVDKKEGLLMAPAYAVPRMLEKAGLTLQDFDFYEIHEAFASQVLSTLKAWEDPTFCKERLGLDKPLGSIDRDKLNVKGSSLATGHPFAATGARIVATLAKLLEEKGSGRGLISICAAGGQGVTAILER, via the coding sequence ATGGCAGAAGCATCGAAAACTTCACGTAAGAAAACCGCTACTTCGAAAAAGACCAGCGCCGCCCCTTCGGCGATTCGTCGCGTTGCGGTGTTGGGTGGTAACCGGATTCCGTTCGCGCGGTCGAATACGGTCTACAGCAAGATCAGTAACCAGGAGTTGCTGACGTCGGCGCTGCGAGGTCTGGTGGATCGTTATGGTCTGGAGGGCCAGCGGCTGGGTGAGGTGGCTGCCGGGGCGGTTATCAAGCATTCGCGGGACTTTAATCTGACCAGGGAGGCGGTCATGAGTTGTGGGCTGGCGCCGGAGACGCCGGCTTACGACATCCAGCAGGCCTGTGGCACGGGGCTGGAGGCGGCGATTCTGGTGGCCAACAAGATTGCCCTGGGTCAGATTGAATGTGGTATTGCCGGCGGAACCGACACCACGTCGGATGCACCGATTGGTGTGGGTGAGGGGCTTCGTGAGATTTTGCTGGATCTGAACCGGGCCAAGACCGCCGGGGATCGATTGAAAATTCTTGGGCGGTTTCGGCCCGGACATCTGAAGCCCGAGGTGCCTCAGAATGGCGAGCCTCGGACAGGAATGTCGATGGGCGAGCATGCACAGGTGACAGCGAAGGAGTGGGATATTGCCCGGGAAGATCAGGACAAGCTGGCCTGGGAGAGCCATCAGAAGCTGGCCAGGGCCTATGATGAGGGGTTCTTTAACGATTTGCTGACGCCGATGGCGGGGCTGGAGAAGGACAATATTCTGCGTTCGGATACCACGCTGGAGAAGCTGGCTACTCTCAAGCCGGTTTTTGATCGGGAAAACGGCACCATGACCGCGGCCAACAGCACCGCGTTGACGGACGGCGCCTCTTGCGTGTTGTTGGCCAGTGAGGAGTGGGCGAAGGCCAACAATCACGAGGTGAAAGCCTGGCTGACGTTTTCTGAAAATGCGGCGGTGGATTTTGTGGACAAGAAAGAGGGGCTGCTGATGGCACCTGCCTATGCAGTGCCCCGGATGCTGGAAAAAGCGGGACTGACCCTTCAGGATTTCGATTTTTACGAAATTCATGAGGCTTTCGCTTCACAGGTCCTGAGTACCTTGAAGGCCTGGGAGGATCCGACCTTCTGCAAGGAGCGCCTGGGCCTGGACAAACCTCTGGGCAGCATTGACCGCGACAAGCTCAATGTAAAAGGCAGCAGCCTGGCAACCGGTCACCCCTTTGCGGCCACCGGTGCCCGAATTGTTGCGACTCTGGCCAAGTTGCTGGAGGAGAAGGGCAGCGGTCGAGGCCTGATTTCTATCTGTGCCGCGGGCGGACAGGGGGTTACGGCGATTCTGGAGAGATGA
- a CDS encoding amidase family protein: MDATQLPLHYQSAHDLLKQLDAGTLTSEALTTALLERIREHNPTINAVVTLDEQKALASARRADEERAASSARGPLQGLPLTLKDTLEVAGMTCTAGAPPLKDHKPNRHADVVQRLEDAGAIILGKTNVPIYATDLQSYNKLFGVTNNPHNLAHTPGGSSGGAAAALAAGMTPLEVGSDLAGSIRTPAHFCGVFGHKPTRSLVSFRGHIPGPPGTQSRPDLVEGGPMARSAGDLELLMSVIAGPRPAEERSWSLAMAPSELNSLDQARVGLWLEDPLCPIEQELTEGYQNLGNALSERGALVTEARHPLLSLEHILPAYFNLLGALLSTSLKPSQRRQMKWIARLEPWLKFLGPMTPFIGEYGRGVNQPVYQWMAWSEMREKMRAEIESLFQEVDVLLTPVTPTTAIRHDHSHPVFKRRITVAGQPRAYMDQFCWIAFATLLGLPATSVPIGRTKEGLPFNVQVIGAPGMDLTTIGFAGLLEDAGLAGFLRPESP, from the coding sequence ATGGATGCAACGCAATTGCCACTGCACTATCAGTCGGCCCATGACCTCTTGAAACAACTTGACGCCGGCACCCTGACCAGCGAGGCACTAACCACGGCCTTGTTGGAGAGAATCCGCGAGCATAATCCGACCATCAATGCCGTCGTGACCCTGGACGAGCAAAAGGCTCTCGCCAGCGCCCGGAGGGCTGATGAGGAACGTGCAGCCAGCTCGGCAAGGGGCCCCTTGCAAGGCCTGCCCCTTACCCTGAAAGACACCTTGGAAGTGGCGGGCATGACCTGTACCGCGGGTGCCCCTCCCCTGAAGGATCACAAACCCAACCGCCACGCCGATGTCGTGCAGCGGTTGGAAGACGCCGGAGCCATTATTCTGGGCAAGACCAATGTGCCCATCTACGCCACCGATCTCCAGAGCTACAACAAACTGTTCGGGGTAACCAACAACCCCCACAATCTGGCGCACACTCCCGGTGGCTCCTCAGGTGGTGCTGCGGCCGCCCTGGCTGCAGGCATGACACCCCTTGAAGTGGGCAGCGACCTGGCCGGCTCCATTCGCACACCCGCGCACTTTTGTGGCGTGTTCGGCCACAAACCAACCCGCTCGCTGGTGTCATTTCGGGGTCACATCCCGGGGCCACCTGGAACCCAGTCCCGACCGGATCTGGTCGAGGGCGGCCCGATGGCGCGCAGTGCCGGGGACCTGGAACTCCTGATGAGCGTCATTGCCGGCCCCCGGCCAGCTGAAGAGCGCAGCTGGTCCCTGGCAATGGCCCCCTCGGAATTAAACAGTCTCGATCAGGCCCGGGTCGGCCTATGGCTGGAAGATCCCTTGTGCCCGATAGAGCAGGAGCTGACCGAGGGTTATCAGAACCTGGGCAACGCATTGTCTGAACGGGGCGCACTGGTCACTGAGGCCCGCCATCCATTGCTGAGCCTCGAACACATTCTCCCCGCTTATTTCAATCTGCTGGGGGCCCTGCTAAGCACCTCGCTGAAGCCCTCCCAGCGCCGACAGATGAAATGGATTGCCCGGCTGGAACCCTGGCTCAAATTTCTGGGGCCGATGACGCCATTTATCGGTGAATACGGACGAGGTGTGAATCAGCCGGTCTACCAGTGGATGGCCTGGAGCGAAATGCGCGAGAAGATGCGGGCCGAGATCGAATCGTTATTTCAGGAAGTGGACGTTCTGCTGACGCCGGTGACACCCACCACCGCCATCCGGCATGACCACAGCCATCCGGTCTTCAAACGCCGGATTACCGTCGCCGGTCAGCCAAGGGCTTACATGGACCAGTTCTGCTGGATCGCCTTCGCCACCCTGCTGGGTCTACCCGCCACCTCCGTCCCCATCGGACGAACGAAAGAAGGCCTGCCATTCAATGTTCAGGTGATTGGTGCGCCGGGGATGGACCTGACCACAATCGGGTTTGCGGGACTACTGGAAGACGCCGGGCTGGCAGGATTTCTCAGGCCCGAGAGCCCCTGA
- a CDS encoding autotransporter assembly complex protein TamA: MEGDYPDLKSNAQAFIGEVEGRSASNLRRYAPTAVGQAEEALRALGYYSPMIEWRIEEGDSDTTATLVLSITPGEPVRVTSRTVEIRGPAASDERFTADLPEHPAEGDILNHGEYASLRDTIQTRARRRGYFDGKFVTRTLEVDPATRSAAVTLIYESGERYRLGEVTFEEGHWFEIGLLEQFVSFEPGIPFHADEVARLNRDLLNSGYFSSVDIDASPGSAEDGVIPVRVDLTRRDARSVAAGVGFSTDVGPRFRGNWREHWINPMGHKRGAETELSVPRQNLSTWYELPLDPPMTDLIRLSAGYQREDIENVESELLSLGQQWQHQLDNGWLQILSLRWEGERFNIGNDEKGTSTLLLPGAGYSKIHTDSPLDPSRGYRLQFDVTGSHRAALSDVDILHVNALVKGLFTLADKHRFLGRLQAGAVATNRFEDVPPSLRFFAGGDQSVRGYGYETLSPENDNGVPVGGRFLMVGSAEYQYQFADKWRAAMFVDHGNAINNPSDPLATGAGVGIRWISPVGPLRLDIAKGLDREFGGDWRIHFSMGPEL, from the coding sequence ATGGAGGGAGACTACCCGGATCTGAAATCAAATGCCCAGGCGTTTATCGGGGAGGTTGAAGGCCGCAGTGCCAGTAATCTCAGGCGTTATGCCCCCACGGCCGTTGGTCAGGCCGAGGAGGCATTGCGGGCGCTCGGGTATTACAGCCCGATGATTGAGTGGCGTATTGAAGAGGGTGATTCCGACACAACGGCAACGCTTGTTCTGTCCATTACACCGGGAGAGCCGGTGCGCGTTACGTCCCGGACTGTGGAAATCAGAGGACCGGCTGCTTCGGATGAACGGTTTACTGCCGATCTCCCCGAGCACCCGGCCGAAGGAGACATTCTCAATCATGGGGAATACGCCAGCCTGCGGGATACCATCCAGACCCGTGCCCGGCGGCGTGGCTATTTTGACGGCAAATTTGTTACCCGCACGCTGGAAGTGGATCCGGCAACCCGAAGCGCTGCGGTCACGCTTATCTATGAAAGCGGCGAAAGGTACCGACTGGGAGAGGTAACCTTTGAAGAGGGGCACTGGTTCGAGATCGGTCTACTGGAACAGTTCGTTTCTTTCGAGCCAGGAATACCCTTCCATGCTGATGAAGTAGCAAGGCTCAACCGGGACCTCCTCAACAGCGGCTATTTCAGCAGTGTTGATATCGATGCCTCACCGGGTAGTGCCGAGGACGGGGTGATTCCGGTCCGCGTTGATCTCACCCGGCGCGACGCCCGCTCCGTGGCGGCGGGCGTGGGATTTTCGACCGATGTCGGACCCAGGTTCCGTGGAAACTGGCGGGAACACTGGATCAATCCCATGGGGCACAAGCGGGGCGCCGAGACAGAACTCTCGGTACCCAGGCAGAACCTGAGTACCTGGTACGAGCTGCCCCTGGATCCGCCCATGACCGACCTGATCCGCCTGAGCGCCGGTTACCAGCGCGAGGACATCGAGAATGTGGAATCGGAACTTCTGAGCCTGGGGCAGCAGTGGCAGCATCAGCTGGATAACGGCTGGCTGCAGATATTGTCGCTGCGTTGGGAAGGTGAGCGTTTTAACATCGGCAATGACGAGAAAGGCACAAGCACACTCCTGCTGCCCGGTGCGGGATACTCGAAAATACACACGGACTCGCCACTGGACCCATCCCGGGGCTATCGCCTGCAGTTCGATGTCACCGGTTCGCATCGGGCGGCGCTGTCCGATGTGGATATCCTTCATGTAAACGCACTGGTCAAGGGGCTGTTTACGCTGGCGGACAAGCACCGGTTTCTGGGTCGTCTGCAGGCGGGGGCTGTGGCAACCAACCGGTTTGAAGATGTGCCTCCATCCCTGCGTTTCTTCGCTGGCGGTGACCAGAGTGTGCGAGGGTATGGCTATGAAACCCTGTCGCCAGAGAATGATAACGGCGTGCCGGTGGGCGGACGCTTCCTGATGGTTGGCAGTGCCGAGTATCAGTATCAGTTTGCGGACAAATGGCGTGCCGCCATGTTCGTCGACCACGGCAATGCAATCAACAATCCGAGCGACCCGCTGGCGACCGGCGCTGGTGTCGGCATACGCTGGATCAGCCCGGTCGGGCCATTGAGGCTGGACATCGCCAAAGGGTTGGATCGTGAATTTGGCGGGGATTGGCGCATTCACTTTTCCATGGGGCCTGAGCTGTGA
- a CDS encoding translocation/assembly module TamB domain-containing protein — MLGLAVLILVPVLVVAAVLLALRSETGTAWVIEQVPGLQVENDRGSLFGRWQADHLKWRGYGVEVVVELPLVDWSPSCLFRKQLCIENLEAETLEVSQLPPADKAEGGSPITLPGVDLPLALNISGVRLGPFTFNGNKVWDRFELDAGGSGAAWNIKRAWYQLGEYTVSAAGRIETRRDWPVNLEVKADIPPPYGDEWLLDARLSGSVRDLMVAASSRGYLDAELSGEVEPLDPALPAQLRLTSDQFRAAQALPETLVLNDWSVDARGSLQQGFRTRGQATLPGTTGPVRLTLEGLATTRAAESIRIELAADRENGAGQDTVVANGNVSWSEGLEASADIRLRGFPWYTLIPGFEPPVVTLRSLDGTVSWREGNYHAELQAGVEGPQGSAELTTTVDGDAEQTTLTNLAVSTGAGSLTGNGSVNFSGPLSWQAALRLKDFNPGYWVPVLEASLSGDVTTEGQLGDGPVPAMNAGWDLEGDWRSNPASLQGRLDTSSGSWELSDLQLLVGDNRIEGSGTWGDVLRGDLALNLPAPEIVLPGLTGNLQATLTAEGTPERPKGELSASGKNLGWQDELAIETLSLEADLQDGMRLVSRLQAENLNGFGQELETLTLEANGTQGKHTVSIGARHAEADLELGFAGGAGADWRTWQGELSRGVIDLPEQSQQWRLQAPATLAYKTDGELTFGNHCWRWEESTVCAEDQTLLPVPRIAYRIDRFPTGALAPLLPETLRWDGWINGEVDFTTTGDGPDGRLFLDAGEGQFQLLVDGEWESLAYNTVTSEVALKPKQADLAVRLSGPELGDFTLDMNLDPNSDDRNVEGSFSLEGLDIALAGLLSGLDEVAGRVNGQGQLSGPLMKPAVTGELHLVNGRVSDPRLPVPIEEVIASVQFGGYSAEISGRIRSNARSQTIVDGEIDWQQSPRGEITISGSRVPFNLEPYAQLEVEPDLTIVFSEGALEVSGQVGVPRGDIEIQGLPDQAVSVSEDEVIVGVEREEPVVRSLNMDVTVVVGEDQVTFAAFGVTGDLEGSLRIGNDMDTRGTLQLVNGQYEAYGQELKLRRARLLFVGNLTQPYLDIEAVRTVDTVVAGIRLTGPVQSPQTEVFSNPDMPQTEALSYVILGRAPQSRGDEGQMSRAALSLGLTQANKVTGQIGEEFGIRQLTLEAEGSGDQTSVVASGYLTDELSVRYGVGIFEPITTVALRYDLGRYFYLEAASGLAASLDIFYTRDF, encoded by the coding sequence TTGTTAGGGCTGGCGGTATTGATTCTCGTGCCTGTCCTTGTGGTGGCCGCTGTTTTGCTGGCCCTGCGCTCTGAGACGGGAACCGCCTGGGTTATAGAACAGGTGCCAGGGCTTCAGGTGGAAAATGACCGGGGATCTCTGTTTGGTCGGTGGCAAGCCGACCACCTGAAATGGCGTGGTTACGGGGTCGAAGTGGTCGTTGAGTTGCCACTCGTGGACTGGTCCCCTTCCTGTCTGTTCCGAAAACAGCTCTGTATAGAGAATCTGGAAGCAGAGACGCTCGAAGTCTCGCAATTGCCTCCGGCGGACAAAGCCGAAGGCGGGAGCCCCATTACACTGCCGGGCGTGGACCTGCCGCTGGCGCTGAATATCAGTGGCGTCCGGCTCGGGCCTTTTACCTTCAACGGCAACAAAGTCTGGGACCGGTTTGAGCTGGACGCCGGAGGGTCGGGCGCCGCCTGGAACATAAAGCGCGCCTGGTATCAGCTGGGTGAGTACACGGTGTCCGCCGCTGGCCGGATAGAAACCCGCCGGGACTGGCCTGTCAATCTGGAAGTCAAAGCGGACATCCCGCCGCCTTATGGAGACGAGTGGCTTCTCGACGCCCGGCTCTCCGGCAGCGTTCGGGACCTGATGGTCGCTGCATCCAGCCGTGGCTACCTGGATGCTGAACTCTCGGGAGAAGTCGAGCCGCTCGATCCGGCCCTGCCGGCACAGTTGAGGCTAACCTCGGATCAGTTCCGCGCAGCGCAGGCGCTGCCGGAGACCCTTGTGCTCAATGATTGGTCTGTGGACGCCAGGGGTAGCCTTCAGCAGGGTTTTCGCACCCGGGGGCAGGCTACGCTTCCGGGCACGACAGGCCCGGTACGGCTGACGCTGGAGGGCCTGGCGACGACTCGCGCGGCCGAGAGCATCCGGATCGAGTTGGCCGCGGACCGGGAGAATGGTGCAGGGCAAGACACTGTGGTGGCCAATGGCAATGTCTCCTGGAGCGAGGGCCTCGAAGCCAGTGCCGACATCCGTTTGCGCGGATTTCCCTGGTATACGCTGATCCCGGGCTTTGAGCCGCCAGTGGTAACCCTTCGTTCCCTGGATGGCACCGTGTCCTGGCGTGAGGGGAACTACCATGCAGAGCTTCAGGCCGGTGTCGAGGGTCCTCAGGGCAGCGCTGAACTGACCACCACGGTGGATGGCGATGCCGAGCAGACCACACTGACCAACCTGGCCGTCAGCACAGGCGCCGGGTCTCTTACCGGCAACGGCTCGGTGAACTTTTCCGGGCCGCTTTCCTGGCAGGCGGCCTTGCGCCTGAAAGACTTCAATCCCGGTTATTGGGTACCTGTACTGGAAGCCAGTCTCAGCGGTGATGTGACGACCGAGGGACAACTCGGGGATGGACCGGTACCTGCCATGAATGCCGGATGGGATCTTGAGGGCGACTGGCGTTCCAATCCCGCGTCTCTGCAGGGACGGCTAGATACCTCATCAGGCAGTTGGGAACTATCCGACCTGCAGTTGTTGGTGGGTGACAACCGTATTGAGGGTAGCGGTACCTGGGGCGACGTTCTGCGTGGTGATCTGGCTCTGAACCTGCCCGCGCCGGAAATTGTCCTGCCTGGCCTGACGGGGAATCTGCAAGCCACTCTGACGGCGGAGGGAACACCAGAGCGCCCGAAAGGCGAGCTGAGTGCAAGTGGCAAAAACCTGGGCTGGCAGGATGAGCTCGCCATTGAAACCCTCAGTCTTGAGGCCGATCTGCAGGACGGCATGCGTCTTGTCAGCCGTTTGCAGGCGGAAAATCTCAACGGGTTCGGGCAAGAGCTTGAAACGCTCACTCTGGAAGCCAATGGCACCCAGGGAAAGCACACCGTGAGCATCGGAGCACGTCATGCCGAGGCTGACCTTGAGCTGGGTTTCGCAGGAGGGGCCGGCGCTGACTGGAGAACCTGGCAGGGAGAGCTGTCCCGGGGCGTGATTGACCTTCCGGAACAGTCCCAACAATGGCGGCTGCAGGCCCCGGCGACCCTGGCATACAAAACCGATGGTGAGCTCACATTTGGCAATCATTGCTGGCGCTGGGAGGAGAGTACGGTTTGTGCCGAGGACCAGACACTGCTTCCGGTTCCCCGCATTGCCTATCGTATCGACCGCTTCCCAACCGGGGCCCTCGCTCCCTTGCTGCCAGAGACATTACGTTGGGACGGTTGGATCAACGGAGAGGTTGATTTCACCACCACCGGCGACGGTCCGGACGGACGCCTTTTCCTGGACGCCGGTGAAGGACAATTCCAGTTGCTGGTGGACGGCGAGTGGGAGTCGCTCGCCTACAATACCGTGACAAGCGAGGTCGCCCTGAAGCCGAAACAGGCCGACCTTGCAGTCCGTCTTTCCGGACCGGAGCTTGGCGATTTCACGCTGGACATGAACCTGGATCCGAACTCGGACGACCGCAACGTTGAGGGTTCCTTCAGTCTCGAGGGTCTGGATATTGCCCTTGCAGGACTGCTTTCCGGGCTGGACGAAGTTGCCGGTCGGGTGAACGGCCAGGGCCAGCTCTCCGGCCCGCTGATGAAGCCGGCGGTGACCGGCGAACTGCACCTGGTGAATGGACGGGTTTCCGATCCCCGCTTGCCGGTACCGATCGAGGAGGTGATCGCCAGCGTTCAGTTTGGCGGTTACTCGGCCGAGATCAGTGGCAGGATCCGGAGCAATGCGCGAAGCCAGACCATTGTGGATGGGGAAATCGACTGGCAACAGTCTCCCCGGGGGGAAATCACGATTTCCGGCAGCCGTGTGCCATTCAACCTGGAGCCTTATGCGCAGCTTGAGGTGGAGCCGGATCTGACCATCGTTTTCAGTGAGGGGGCCCTGGAGGTATCCGGACAGGTCGGAGTGCCAAGAGGCGACATCGAGATACAGGGTTTGCCGGACCAGGCCGTGTCGGTCTCGGAGGATGAGGTCATTGTCGGCGTGGAACGGGAAGAGCCCGTTGTCCGATCGCTGAATATGGATGTGACCGTGGTTGTTGGAGAAGATCAGGTGACTTTTGCCGCCTTCGGCGTGACCGGTGATCTGGAGGGATCTCTTCGCATTGGCAATGACATGGATACCCGTGGCACGCTCCAACTGGTCAATGGCCAGTATGAAGCCTATGGTCAGGAGCTCAAGCTCAGGCGGGCAAGACTGTTGTTCGTGGGCAACCTTACCCAACCCTATCTAGACATCGAGGCCGTCCGCACCGTGGATACCGTCGTGGCCGGTATTCGTCTGACCGGCCCTGTGCAGTCGCCCCAGACGGAAGTATTCTCCAACCCCGACATGCCTCAGACGGAGGCGCTTTCCTATGTCATTCTTGGCCGGGCGCCCCAGAGCCGGGGTGATGAGGGCCAGATGAGCCGGGCGGCGCTGTCCCTGGGACTGACCCAGGCCAACAAGGTGACGGGGCAAATTGGCGAAGAGTTCGGTATTCGCCAGCTCACCCTGGAAGCGGAGGGTTCCGGCGATCAGACCTCGGTGGTGGCGAGCGGGTATCTGACGGATGAGCTGAGTGTCCGCTACGGTGTCGGCATCTTCGAGCCGATCACGACGGTCGCTCTGCGCTACGATCTGGGCCGCTACTTCTATCTGGAGGCTGCCAGCGGGCTGGCGGCCTCCCTGGATATCTTCTACACCCGGGATTTCTGA
- a CDS encoding SIMPL domain-containing protein: MNGRNRKLRLNLKSGFILPLALTVPALTMAGEVTLTGEGSVRYEPDSARLQFTASAEHELPQKATERVAALMAQWREGITEYQDQLNDYSDASVNLYTRTLPTSEREEQPRKQAVASQTVSFSISDLTLLNPLLQQAQAVGLDYHLGPHQFFHSDETGMEQEALARAIADAQARCRFVASQLDQSCGDVVTININGGHRPVPMMMAEAKSMSDTVSSVGEREIRASVSATFELD; the protein is encoded by the coding sequence ATGAACGGACGGAACCGAAAGCTCCGTTTAAACCTGAAGTCCGGTTTTATTCTCCCTCTCGCGCTCACCGTACCTGCTCTGACAATGGCAGGTGAAGTTACGCTCACTGGCGAGGGCAGTGTCCGATACGAGCCCGACAGCGCCAGACTCCAGTTCACAGCCAGTGCCGAGCACGAGCTTCCCCAGAAGGCCACCGAACGGGTAGCGGCCCTGATGGCGCAGTGGCGCGAGGGTATTACCGAGTACCAGGATCAGCTCAATGATTACTCAGACGCGTCGGTAAACCTTTACACCCGAACGTTGCCCACATCGGAAAGGGAGGAGCAGCCCCGCAAGCAGGCCGTCGCCTCCCAGACCGTCAGCTTCAGCATCAGCGATCTTACTCTGCTCAATCCCCTGCTCCAGCAGGCCCAGGCTGTGGGCCTGGATTACCACCTCGGCCCTCACCAGTTCTTCCACTCGGATGAGACCGGTATGGAACAGGAAGCACTGGCCAGAGCCATCGCAGACGCCCAGGCCCGCTGCCGATTCGTGGCCAGTCAGCTCGACCAAAGCTGTGGTGATGTGGTCACCATCAACATCAATGGCGGGCACCGCCCGGTACCAATGATGATGGCGGAGGCCAAATCCATGTCGGATACGGTCTCGAGCGTGGGTGAGCGGGAAATCCGGGCCTCAGTGAGCGCCACCTTCGAGCTGGACTGA
- a CDS encoding gamma-glutamyl-gamma-aminobutyrate hydrolase family protein, which yields MSEESKEQELEVPGLTIGIGGPARKSLAHRLISLGLRLHGARTHYIRPGSRVAVPMLDGLVLSGGTHVHPERYGQEPQVTANYDRKRDKTDQSLLEQAEAIGIPVLGICRGAQFINVFHGGSLCQNVTPLRVNTRHRPLLLPLQTVRLVTHSRLEQAMRSPVIGANRIHSQAIKRLGRNLRVTAVDNDLFVQAIESTGRQWLTGIQWHPEYLLYHGGHRRIFGQFVDAARRYKLARLEPDSDDA from the coding sequence ATGTCTGAAGAGTCCAAAGAACAGGAACTTGAGGTTCCGGGCCTGACGATCGGCATCGGTGGTCCCGCTCGAAAAAGCCTTGCCCATCGCCTGATCAGCCTGGGTCTGCGCCTCCACGGTGCCCGGACCCACTATATTCGCCCCGGTTCACGGGTTGCCGTACCGATGCTTGATGGCCTGGTGCTGTCAGGCGGCACCCACGTCCATCCTGAACGTTATGGGCAGGAGCCACAGGTTACCGCCAACTATGACCGCAAGCGGGATAAAACCGATCAGTCACTGCTTGAGCAGGCTGAAGCCATTGGCATTCCCGTGCTCGGGATTTGCCGCGGCGCCCAGTTCATCAACGTTTTCCACGGCGGGTCCCTGTGCCAGAACGTGACACCGCTGAGGGTCAATACCCGGCATCGCCCACTGCTCTTGCCCCTGCAAACCGTGCGACTGGTAACGCACAGCCGGCTTGAGCAAGCCATGCGCTCCCCGGTGATCGGCGCCAACCGGATTCACAGCCAGGCCATCAAGCGCCTGGGCCGCAACCTGCGCGTGACCGCCGTGGACAATGATCTGTTTGTACAGGCTATTGAAAGCACCGGACGCCAATGGCTAACCGGCATCCAATGGCACCCGGAATACCTGCTCTACCATGGCGGACACCGACGCATCTTTGGCCAGTTCGTGGATGCTGCCCGCCGATACAAACTGGCGCGCCTGGAACCGGATTCCGACGACGCCTGA